AACTAGATTTTGCCGAccgttaaaatttgaatttatacaAGAAACAGCTGAAGTTATAAATTCAGAGGTCAGTCGTGTTAATgacgaaataaaaaatttaagaaatactgtCGTTGAATTGCATAGCAGAAACTTCAATATTTCTCACACACTGAAATTAACAATGATTGATGGGAAAGTAGCTACTACGATTTCTGGAAGTTCATCTATGGCGGTTTGCTTCATATGTGGAGCAAAGCCCACAGAAATGAATAATTTAGATGCGGTGATTTTGAGGAAATGTTCGGAAGAAGCAGTTGCGTTTGGTATTTCTCCCTTGCATGCGAGAATCAAATTTATGGAGTGCATTCTGCACATTTCTTACCGTCTAAGTTTCAAAAAATGGAGAACAGATAGTTACACAAAAATTGAAATGGCGGCAAATAAAGCTGAAATTGGGAAGAGATTAAAGTTGACACTGGGCATAAATGTGGACGCGGTGAAGCAAGGTATGGGCACAACAAACGATGGCAATACGGCAAGAAGGTTTTTCGAAAATCCAGCCAAAACTGCAGACGTAATTGGAATAAAAGAAGAGTTAATACAtagatttaaaattattttggccGCAATAAATTGTAATGCAGCAGTCGACACTagcaaatttcatatatattgcATGGATACTGCCAAGTTGTTTGTTGATCTCTATGGCTGGTACTACATGCCTGTAACTGTGCATAAGATTCTGGTGCATGGTAGCAAAATTATAGCAGAAGCTATTCTGCCAATAGGTATGTCTCTATTTAAAGGCCCTTATTCaatgatttaattttcattttttacattttaattgattGTTTGTATCAGGTATGCTGtccgaagaagctcaggaagcgAGGAATAAAGATTATAGAGCCTATAGATTACATCATTCGCGAAGAATTGGACGTGTAGCCACTAATGAAGATGTAATGCATAACCTTTTATTGTCTTCAGACCCATTTATAAATAGATTTCGCTCAAAGctgcaaatcaaaaaattggagtacgataatgatgttaaaaaattattaaaagactatgcttaatttatttattcatgttTTTTCTATGGGAGGTGGCCGTAAAAGTGGGCGGATcaggtatatattttcaggagccCATTCTACAATTAtaataattactttttgtgaaaattgaattgatgcattaaaaattaaaagtgggcggatatttttcaaatttcacacaaatgatTCTGAGTGTTTAAAAATGCTATGTGCCAAAAAACAATGCCGtaggtcaaaatttaatttttactttgtatGGGAGGTGGGCGTAAAAGTGGGCGgatcattttgatttttccattttttcttgattcaaacaaaaaatgcctatgtgccaagtttcattgTCCTTCGACAACTTCTTCTATTTTTAGCCGCTCGTTCAATGAACTTGAACCAATGtgcgtggtaagtactccagtgaGAATATAACAGGATTCTACAGGTTAGGCGGGAGACCGTAATGAATACTCCCGTGAGGGTACGCAAGGATTCTACAGTATAGGGGGGGACCGTGGTGAGTACTCCCGTAAGGACATGCAAGGATTCCACAGGATGGGACAGGATGTGAGGATATGAAAGGATTCTACATGATAGGCAGGAGACCGTTAAGTACTCCAGTGAGGATAtgaaaggattctacaggataggcaggAGACCGTAATGAATACTCCCGTGAGGATACGAAAGGATTCTACAGTATAGGCAGgaaaccgtggtaagtactcccgtgAAGATACGAAAGGATTCTACAGTATAGACAGGAAACCGTGGTAATTACTCCCGTAAGGACACGTAAGGATTCCACAGGATGGGACGGGACACCGTGGGAAGTACTCCCGTGAGGATATGACTGGGATTGTACAGGACAGACAGGtaaccgtggtaagtactcccgtgAGTATATGACAGGGATTCTACAGGAAaggcaggagaccgtggtaggCCCCCCAATCAGGATAAGGAAAGAATCAAAGGTTACGtgttttggagacctgtgtaagtgCTCCAAGGCTACTATCAGAATATTAGTACTTACCGCTGTCCGATGTTCACTGATTCGTTGCTTGGGTGTCCCCCTTTTATACTCATCGCCAGCCACGTTGTGTGTGGGTGTCACGCAAACAGTTGCAGGCTAACGTTTCAACATCTCCACCCATTATAGAGATGCACCAtcgttgttttgttgttgttgcctaaCGGTACATAAGAATGGATAGACACAAGTGTTAAGCTGGCAGAGTTTATTGATAACTCTTTAAAACAAACTTAAACAAACACTTCAATGGGGTGAACTAAAAAGTGAGTAAGCCGATTTTCGTTGTTACACGACTTTTGCGGAAGCTCTGAGGACtccaaagaagaagagactatagaacaccttctgtgtatgtgtcccgcactagcagttagaaggagttccacattaggttctcatttctgtaagaaactgtctgatttagaggatgtgaacattcgcaagttattgggtgatctgaatggttcaacagtaggaactaaaggctgatttttttgaggttaggattttcatgcattagtatttgacagatcacgtgggatttcagacatggtgtcaaagagaaagatgctcagtatgctttgacatttcatcatgaatagacttactaacgagcaacgcttgcaaatcattgaattttattaccaaaatcagtgttcggttcgaaatgtgttcattcaccgtaacgttgcgtccaacagcaacagaaaaaatacggtccaatgattccaccagcgtacaaaccacaccaaacagtgcatttttcgggatgcatgggcagttcttgaacggcttctggttgctcttcactccaaatgtggcaattttgcttatttacgtagccattcaaccagaaatgagcctcatcgctgaacaaaatttgtcaaaatttgaacacatttcgaaccgaacactgattttggtaataaaattcaatgatttgcaagcgttgctcgttagtaagtctattcatgatgaaatgtcaaagcatactgagcatctttctctttgacaccatgtctgaaatcccacgtgatctgtcaaatactaatgcatgaaaatcctaacctcaaaaaaatcaccctttagaaggcatcttccttctcctgttccagtggtatcacaatggagggaaatgtctaagtgagactgatgacagactgccacttaaacataatctaacctaacctaacctgtaaATGCGCAAAATTACCATAAATTAGTCTTACTTCATATATTgggtggcccaa
This Stomoxys calcitrans chromosome 2, idStoCalc2.1, whole genome shotgun sequence DNA region includes the following protein-coding sequences:
- the LOC131995181 gene encoding uncharacterized protein LOC131995181 isoform X2; this encodes MTAEDVEVFTGFLKKNFFTKFKDRWQKARRIKTRFLDLNENWLKNVYKVCKYTANNEAPSCSNMVKRGRPAKAFEDCQPRTKRTKVQDFCENTSMVLISSAAKKSECLDKSIKAFTPEKALGLILDASLSKHQYEVLRSSAREIGFDIYPSYHQVLEAKKKCYPANVQVQESCSKVSLQQLLDHTVTRILMTKTENEVTELPNELQMFSKWGCDGNSGHSEYHQKFTDPNDSDKYMFLTSLVPLTLTERNNMSTMCWRNTEPSSTRFCRPLKFEFIQETAEVINSEVSRVNDEIKNLRNTVVELHSRNFNISHTLKLTMIDGKVATTISGSSSMAVCFICGAKPTEMNNLDAVILRKCSEEAVAFGISPLHARIKFMECILHISYRLSFKKWRTDSYTKIEMAANKAEIGKRLKLTLGINVDAVKQGMGTTNDGNTARRFFENPAKTADVIGIKEELIHRFKIILAAINCNAAVDTSKFHIYCMDTAKLFVDLYGWYYMPVTVHKILVHGSKIIAEAILPIGMLSEEAQEARNKDYRAYRLHHSRRIGRVATNEDVMHNLLLSSDPFINRFRSKLQIKKLEYDNDVKKLLKDYA
- the LOC131995181 gene encoding uncharacterized protein LOC131995181 isoform X1, which produces MENVTISYLNICEILIDNNSDIDVTVEVIANSNEGMTAEDVEVFTGFLKKNFFTKFKDRWQKARRIKTRFLDLNENWLKNVYKVCKYTANNEAPSCSNMVKRGRPAKAFEDCQPRTKRTKVQDFCENTSMVLISSAAKKSECLDKSIKAFTPEKALGLILDASLSKHQYEVLRSSAREIGFDIYPSYHQVLEAKKKCYPANVQVQESCSKVSLQQLLDHTVTRILMTKTENEVTELPNELQMFSKWGCDGNSGHSEYHQKFTDPNDSDKYMFLTSLVPLTLTERNNMSTMCWRNTEPSSTRFCRPLKFEFIQETAEVINSEVSRVNDEIKNLRNTVVELHSRNFNISHTLKLTMIDGKVATTISGSSSMAVCFICGAKPTEMNNLDAVILRKCSEEAVAFGISPLHARIKFMECILHISYRLSFKKWRTDSYTKIEMAANKAEIGKRLKLTLGINVDAVKQGMGTTNDGNTARRFFENPAKTADVIGIKEELIHRFKIILAAINCNAAVDTSKFHIYCMDTAKLFVDLYGWYYMPVTVHKILVHGSKIIAEAILPIGMLSEEAQEARNKDYRAYRLHHSRRIGRVATNEDVMHNLLLSSDPFINRFRSKLQIKKLEYDNDVKKLLKDYA